Proteins co-encoded in one Bacillus infantis NRRL B-14911 genomic window:
- a CDS encoding glycosyltransferase family 2 protein yields MLAILLALCMIIWICAIADAFLGLRRLDQLEEEEELASGPLLSIVTAARNEAAVIEESIRTQLSQNYTHLEWILVNDRSEDGTGEIMERLAQEDARIRVLHIHDLPDGWLGKNHALCRGAGMAKGDIILFTDADVMFRKDAIGRALSYFRRQGLDHLTAAPALKAHSFWLKAFIGFFLFGFSYYKRPWQANRPQSKTGIGIGAFNLISKKAYEDAGTHESIRMRPDDDLMLGMLMKRLGYRQKIAAALELLEVEWYTSLGEAFRGLEKNTFAGLHYRISMVLLAIAGTFISQVVPFFAVFSPDRLVMGLSAANIILLGGLYTMISNRMTPFSSALFLVFPLTALLFIYSIMRASFLTFKRGGIVWRGTKYSLKELRRKNK; encoded by the coding sequence ATGCTGGCCATTCTTCTGGCACTCTGCATGATCATCTGGATATGCGCCATAGCTGATGCTTTTTTGGGACTGCGGAGGCTTGACCAGCTTGAAGAGGAAGAAGAGCTGGCTTCCGGCCCCCTTCTGTCAATTGTCACAGCAGCACGAAATGAAGCAGCCGTGATCGAAGAGAGCATCCGCACTCAGCTTTCACAAAATTACACACACCTCGAATGGATCCTTGTGAATGACCGGTCAGAGGATGGCACGGGGGAGATCATGGAAAGGCTGGCCCAGGAAGATGCAAGAATCAGGGTTCTTCATATCCATGACCTGCCTGATGGCTGGCTCGGGAAAAACCATGCCCTGTGCAGAGGAGCAGGAATGGCAAAGGGAGATATAATCCTCTTTACTGATGCCGACGTAATGTTCCGGAAAGATGCCATCGGCAGGGCACTTTCTTATTTCAGGCGCCAGGGCCTCGATCATCTTACAGCTGCCCCGGCTTTGAAAGCACACAGCTTCTGGCTCAAAGCGTTCATCGGCTTTTTCCTTTTCGGTTTTTCCTATTATAAACGCCCCTGGCAGGCCAACCGGCCACAATCAAAAACGGGGATCGGGATCGGCGCATTCAACCTTATTTCCAAAAAAGCTTACGAAGATGCCGGCACACATGAATCCATCCGGATGAGGCCGGATGATGACCTGATGCTCGGTATGCTGATGAAGAGGCTCGGGTACAGGCAGAAAATCGCTGCAGCGCTGGAGCTGCTTGAAGTCGAATGGTATACAAGCCTGGGAGAAGCATTCAGGGGCCTTGAGAAAAATACATTCGCCGGCCTCCATTACCGAATCAGCATGGTGCTTTTGGCCATTGCCGGCACTTTCATTTCCCAGGTGGTTCCCTTCTTTGCCGTTTTTTCGCCGGATCGGCTTGTCATGGGGCTAAGTGCGGCAAACATCATTCTGCTGGGGGGCCTTTATACGATGATTTCAAACCGCATGACCCCCTTTTCCTCCGCCCTTTTTCTCGTTTTTCCGTTAACGGCGCTTCTTTTCATCTACAGCATCATGCGCGCAAGTTTCTTGACGTTTAAGAGGGGAGGCATCGTCTGGCGGGGTACAAAATACAGCCTGAAGGAGCTGCGCCGAAAAAATAAATAA
- a CDS encoding histidine phosphatase family protein yields MKTLYIVRHAKAEGQPFESRLTGEGRKQAVKLAGFFEDKPVDFIYSSPFIRALETVRPLAESKGLDVSADPRLGERILSSLYFDDWQTKLMQSFDDFGLRFEDGETQEEGMARAASVLKEALQRPEEHILLASHGNLSTLLLRYFDEQSGFDVLMKMSNPDVFRIAISGEGHVLERIWKEE; encoded by the coding sequence TTGAAGACACTATATATCGTTCGCCATGCCAAAGCCGAAGGCCAGCCGTTTGAATCCCGGCTGACTGGAGAGGGAAGAAAGCAGGCGGTGAAGCTTGCCGGTTTTTTTGAGGATAAGCCTGTTGATTTTATCTATTCCAGCCCTTTCATCAGGGCCCTGGAGACGGTCAGGCCTCTTGCTGAGTCTAAAGGGCTTGATGTTTCTGCTGACCCGCGGCTAGGGGAAAGGATTTTGAGTTCTCTCTATTTTGATGACTGGCAGACTAAGCTTATGCAGAGCTTTGATGATTTCGGACTGCGCTTTGAAGACGGAGAAACCCAGGAAGAGGGGATGGCAAGGGCTGCATCCGTCTTGAAAGAAGCCCTCCAGCGCCCGGAGGAGCATATCTTGCTTGCCAGCCATGGAAATCTGAGCACGCTCCTGCTCAGATATTTCGACGAACAGAGCGGCTTTGATGTGCTGATGAAAATGTCCAATCCTGATGTTTTCAGGATTGCCATCAGTGGTGAGGGACATGTTCTGGAGCGGATTTGGAAGGAAGAATGA
- the proC gene encoding pyrroline-5-carboxylate reductase → MKKLAVIGAGSMAEALIAGMIENGLVKAERIYVTNKSNEERLERMAGTYGVHATHSMVEVMSGAEAVILAMKPKDAAEAMERLVPYLNESMLIISVLAGVPMESIERLSRLKPAIIRAMPNTSAAVCKSATALAANLKATQEQAALAREIFETVGTAVFVEEEQLDAVTGLSGSGPAYIYYLAEAMEKSAAEAGLDQPVAKELIIQTLAGAAAMLARSDKEPEELRRNVTSPGGTTEAGIRVLDSHGVQEAFMLCIKEAALQSGRLGKAITEELRQKNSQS, encoded by the coding sequence ATGAAAAAACTGGCGGTCATCGGGGCAGGATCCATGGCGGAAGCCCTGATTGCAGGAATGATAGAAAATGGGCTTGTGAAAGCTGAGCGTATTTATGTGACCAATAAAAGCAATGAGGAACGGCTTGAAAGAATGGCAGGCACTTATGGCGTACACGCCACCCACAGCATGGTGGAGGTGATGTCCGGAGCGGAAGCAGTCATCCTGGCCATGAAGCCAAAGGATGCGGCAGAAGCGATGGAGCGCCTTGTTCCTTATCTGAATGAAAGTATGCTGATTATTTCTGTCCTTGCAGGCGTGCCGATGGAGAGCATTGAAAGACTTTCCCGCCTCAAGCCTGCCATCATAAGGGCTATGCCTAATACATCTGCAGCTGTCTGCAAATCGGCCACAGCCCTGGCGGCAAATCTTAAAGCCACCCAGGAACAGGCTGCACTCGCCAGGGAAATTTTCGAGACTGTCGGGACGGCGGTGTTTGTGGAGGAGGAACAGCTGGACGCAGTGACAGGCCTGTCGGGGAGCGGCCCTGCCTATATCTATTATTTGGCGGAAGCAATGGAGAAAAGTGCAGCCGAGGCCGGCCTCGATCAGCCTGTAGCAAAGGAGCTCATCATCCAGACACTGGCAGGCGCAGCGGCCATGCTAGCCCGATCTGATAAAGAGCCAGAAGAGCTGCGGAGGAATGTCACCAGCCCGGGAGGCACAACAGAGGCCGGTATCCGTGTGCTCGACAGCCATGGCGTCCAGGAAGCTTTCATGTTATGCATCAAAGAGGCGGCCCTGCAGTCAGGACGCCTTGGCAAAGCGATTACGGAAGAGCTGCGGCAGAAGAATAGCCAAAGTTGA
- a CDS encoding MBL fold metallo-hydrolase, giving the protein MAEWKNDIAKLVIPTPFPVGDVNVYLIKGDRLTLVDAGPKTEEAWEALNHQLKELKLKPQDIEQVILTHHHPDHAGLLDYFSPELEVYGHSANERWLNRTEAFFDMHDRFYMGLFREFGIPDAYLPFIALMKKTLRFSCSRSLTGSICEGDEPPGLPGWSVVETPGHAQSHIGLYREKDGTYIGGDHLLASISPNPLLEPPLSGETERPRPMLQYNESLKKLLEIPISLVYSGHGPEVSEVPPLIEKRLGRQHDRAMQVKGWLEEGPLTAFQVCQRLFPAVYEREFTLTLSETVAQLDYLESLGEIVIKEEDGAFFYTIAE; this is encoded by the coding sequence ATGGCTGAATGGAAGAATGATATCGCGAAGTTAGTCATCCCCACCCCTTTTCCGGTTGGAGATGTGAATGTTTACCTGATTAAAGGCGACAGGCTGACTTTGGTGGACGCCGGCCCCAAAACAGAAGAAGCATGGGAAGCACTGAACCATCAGCTGAAGGAGCTGAAGCTGAAGCCGCAGGATATTGAACAGGTGATCCTCACCCATCACCACCCCGACCATGCCGGCCTGCTTGATTATTTTTCCCCTGAACTCGAGGTTTACGGACATTCTGCAAATGAACGCTGGCTGAACAGGACAGAGGCCTTTTTTGATATGCATGACCGTTTTTACATGGGGCTTTTCCGCGAATTTGGCATTCCGGATGCTTATTTGCCGTTCATTGCCCTGATGAAGAAAACGCTTAGATTTTCCTGCAGCCGCTCTCTTACCGGCTCGATCTGCGAAGGCGATGAACCGCCAGGCCTGCCGGGCTGGAGTGTGGTGGAAACTCCGGGGCATGCACAAAGCCATATAGGCCTGTACCGCGAAAAGGATGGCACTTACATCGGGGGAGACCATCTGCTTGCCAGTATTTCTCCAAATCCTCTCCTCGAGCCTCCGCTTTCTGGAGAAACAGAACGTCCAAGGCCGATGCTTCAATATAATGAGTCACTGAAAAAGCTGCTGGAGATTCCTATCAGCCTTGTTTATTCGGGCCATGGACCTGAAGTGAGCGAAGTTCCCCCGCTGATTGAAAAGAGGCTCGGCCGCCAGCATGACCGGGCAATGCAGGTTAAAGGATGGCTTGAGGAAGGGCCGCTTACTGCCTTCCAAGTATGCCAGAGGCTGTTTCCGGCCGTTTATGAACGGGAATTCACCCTGACTCTCTCGGAGACAGTAGCCCAGCTTGACTATTTGGAGTCGTTAGGAGAAATTGTTATTAAGGAGGAAGACGGCGCCTTCTTTTATACAATTGCTGAATGA
- the namA gene encoding NADPH dehydrogenase NamA — MDTKLFSSYTVKDVTLKNRIVMAPMCMYSSHNEDGKVENWHLTHYTSRAVGQVGLIIVEATAVTAQGRISPQDLGIWSDDHIEGLQQLTGMMKEHGTRAGIQLAHAGRKAVIEGEIIAPSAVAFNEKMKKPKEMTKEEIKETIEAFKEGAVRAKKAGFEVIEIHAAHGYLINEFLSPLSNLREDEYGGIAENRYRFLREVIDSIQSVWDGPLFVRVSASDYNENGLDVEDYVTFGRWMKEQGIDLIDVSSGALVPARIHAYPGYQVKFAETIKNEADIPTGAVGLITSGLQAEEILQNDRADLIFIARELLRDPYFPKTAAKQLGTEIEPPKQYDRGW; from the coding sequence ATGGACACAAAGTTATTTTCTTCATACACAGTGAAAGACGTCACACTAAAAAACCGCATCGTCATGGCGCCGATGTGCATGTATTCCAGCCATAATGAAGATGGAAAAGTAGAAAACTGGCATTTGACCCATTATACAAGCAGAGCTGTTGGACAGGTTGGCCTGATCATTGTGGAAGCGACCGCTGTAACTGCGCAGGGCCGCATTTCACCACAGGATCTGGGGATCTGGAGCGATGATCATATCGAGGGGCTGCAGCAGCTGACAGGCATGATGAAGGAGCATGGCACCCGTGCCGGCATCCAGCTTGCGCATGCAGGCAGAAAAGCGGTTATTGAGGGCGAAATCATTGCTCCATCTGCCGTGGCTTTCAATGAAAAAATGAAAAAGCCTAAAGAGATGACAAAAGAAGAGATTAAAGAAACGATCGAAGCCTTTAAGGAAGGCGCTGTCCGTGCTAAAAAAGCAGGCTTCGAGGTTATAGAAATCCATGCTGCCCACGGCTATCTGATCAATGAGTTTCTATCCCCGCTTTCCAATCTGCGGGAGGATGAATACGGCGGGATCGCAGAAAACCGCTACCGCTTCCTGAGGGAAGTCATCGACAGCATCCAGTCTGTTTGGGACGGACCTCTCTTTGTAAGGGTATCAGCGAGCGATTATAACGAAAACGGACTTGATGTTGAGGATTATGTCACGTTCGGGCGCTGGATGAAAGAGCAGGGCATCGACCTGATCGATGTAAGCTCCGGAGCACTGGTGCCGGCCCGCATTCACGCTTATCCAGGCTACCAGGTCAAATTCGCTGAAACCATCAAGAATGAGGCAGACATCCCGACAGGCGCCGTCGGCCTGATTACATCCGGACTGCAGGCTGAAGAGATCCTGCAAAACGACAGAGCAGACCTTATCTTCATCGCACGTGAGCTGCTCCGCGATCCATACTTCCCAAAAACCGCAGCCAAACAGCTCGGCACCGAAATCGAACCCCCGAAACAATATGATAGAGGGTGGTAA
- the rnz gene encoding ribonuclease Z, producing the protein MDLLFLGTGAGIPAKLRNVTSMALKLLEERGTVWLFDCGEATQHQILHTSLKPRRIEKIFITHMHGDHIYGLPGLLSSRSFQGGETEVEVYGPKGLKDYIEISLSVSGTCLKYPLKIIEAIEGVIFEDEDFKVEAKLLDHGIPSLGYRIMEKDKPGTLQADKLKEAGVMPGPIYRDIKNGIPAVLADGTVLNPADFLGPDIKGRVITILGDTRMCATALELARDADLLVHEATFQAGEETMARDYYHSTTVQAAEIAKQANAKKLCLTHISARYERADWAMLTDEARTVFPDADIAEDFKEFHIPVNK; encoded by the coding sequence GTGGATTTATTATTTTTAGGAACGGGGGCAGGAATACCGGCAAAGCTTAGAAATGTTACCTCAATGGCATTGAAGCTTCTGGAAGAGCGGGGCACAGTCTGGCTGTTTGACTGCGGCGAGGCTACCCAGCATCAAATCCTGCATACATCACTGAAGCCCAGGAGGATCGAAAAGATTTTTATAACCCATATGCATGGCGACCACATATACGGGCTTCCCGGACTTCTCTCAAGCCGCTCCTTCCAGGGAGGCGAGACAGAGGTGGAGGTTTATGGGCCAAAGGGGCTGAAGGATTATATTGAAATCAGCCTTTCGGTGAGCGGGACCTGCTTAAAATATCCGCTGAAGATCATTGAGGCAATAGAGGGCGTTATTTTCGAAGATGAAGATTTTAAAGTGGAGGCAAAGCTTCTTGACCATGGAATCCCTTCTCTTGGCTACAGGATCATGGAAAAAGACAAACCGGGCACTCTCCAGGCTGATAAGCTGAAGGAAGCGGGAGTCATGCCGGGTCCGATTTACAGGGATATCAAAAATGGGATTCCTGCTGTGCTGGCGGACGGCACTGTTTTGAATCCGGCAGATTTTCTCGGTCCGGATATTAAAGGGAGGGTCATCACGATCCTTGGTGATACAAGGATGTGCGCAACCGCCCTAGAACTTGCCAGAGATGCTGATCTGCTTGTCCATGAAGCGACCTTCCAGGCGGGCGAAGAAACCATGGCACGCGACTATTACCATTCTACAACCGTTCAGGCTGCGGAAATAGCCAAACAGGCTAACGCAAAGAAATTATGCCTCACACATATCAGTGCACGCTACGAAAGAGCAGACTGGGCAATGCTCACCGATGAAGCGCGCACAGTGTTTCCAGATGCCGATATAGCAGAGGATTTTAAGGAATTCCATATCCCGGTGAATAAGTAA